A stretch of the Candidatus Nezhaarchaeales archaeon genome encodes the following:
- a CDS encoding MFS transporter: MLGLAFFTAFTLHLYVFSHGPVIPYVILEMGLTHTQAGSLFSMCILTLALTRIGWGPLLDRFTLKAIMGLMATLIGVFNLLRSYAWNYETLLVIQLALGAALGSIMPCLPKLVATCFPRKEESLATGLYMTGFASGGMVGLGLTAWLLDWTGSWRTTLSVYSLCSLLLAVAWLTVKQPGEGRRRDIKLRTSVMKDFTTIIKMRKVWVLTGLFLCSGGCYDTASFWLPYILQLKGTPHTVIGPLSLLLPLGFLVAGPIVGILSDRVGKRRLIMAILGLICGLMVLLIGVTVGLTLYVAIFLVGFCSIGVLTLVLAIPTRLEEGRITASVVGLMSSVGNIGTIAMPVLMGYVKDVTGSFLPALALLALMAEGMFILSVLVYDASS; the protein is encoded by the coding sequence ATGCTGGGTTTAGCGTTTTTTACAGCGTTCACATTACACCTTTATGTTTTTTCCCATGGCCCAGTGATTCCGTATGTTATTTTAGAAATGGGTTTAACGCATACTCAAGCAGGCTCTCTGTTTTCCATGTGCATTTTAACTTTAGCCCTAACCAGAATTGGGTGGGGGCCGCTTCTTGATCGCTTTACGCTTAAAGCTATCATGGGCTTAATGGCCACATTAATTGGAGTTTTTAACCTTTTAAGAAGCTATGCTTGGAACTACGAAACACTATTAGTTATTCAATTGGCTCTAGGGGCAGCCCTCGGGTCAATTATGCCCTGCTTACCTAAGCTAGTGGCCACCTGTTTTCCTCGTAAGGAGGAAAGCCTTGCAACTGGGCTTTACATGACCGGCTTCGCGAGTGGAGGCATGGTCGGGCTGGGCTTAACGGCATGGCTACTTGATTGGACAGGTAGTTGGAGAACAACTTTAAGCGTTTATAGCCTTTGCTCATTACTTTTAGCCGTCGCTTGGTTAACGGTTAAACAACCCGGCGAAGGGAGAAGGCGCGATATAAAGCTTAGAACGTCAGTGATGAAAGATTTTACCACTATAATAAAAATGAGGAAGGTTTGGGTTTTAACCGGGCTTTTTCTATGCTCTGGTGGATGTTACGACACCGCTTCGTTTTGGCTTCCCTACATACTTCAGCTTAAAGGTACGCCTCACACAGTTATTGGGCCGCTTTCATTGTTACTCCCGCTAGGCTTCTTAGTTGCGGGTCCAATCGTGGGTATACTATCGGATCGAGTAGGTAAGAGGAGGCTTATTATGGCTATACTAGGTTTAATATGCGGTTTAATGGTGCTCTTGATAGGGGTAACCGTAGGCTTAACCTTGTACGTGGCTATCTTCCTAGTGGGCTTTTGCTCTATTGGCGTCTTAACACTAGTACTTGCCATCCCCACCAGGTTGGAGGAAGGACGTATAACTGCTAGCGTGGTTGGATTAATGTCCTCGGTTGGTAACATCGGCACCATAGCTATGCCAGTACTGATGGGCTACGTTAAGGACGTCACCGGTTCATTCCTCCCAGCTTTAGCTCTACTAGCCCTTATGGCGGAGGGGATGTTCATCTTAAGCGTATTAGTATACGATGCGAGCTCCTAG
- a CDS encoding MFS transporter: MASEAVNTLFGISAAFTVPVFRYYLDYLGYPLTIIITAVINALVSIEFVQFVEFPEGFKAAEPVRGQPKGSEASYSLREAVKTRSFWLVWLTWALCGGAGIGMVVHSTSISLSFDLPVSIATTALATFNLTNGLSRIISGALSDKVGRVTVMSLAYAAGAVGFFLLITTGRNHLLVILSNLLVGFAFGTLFAVSAPFIMDCFGVRHYGSIFVLPLQRTALLEAG, encoded by the coding sequence ATGGCGTCAGAAGCGGTTAATACGCTCTTCGGTATATCAGCAGCCTTCACGGTTCCCGTTTTCCGCTATTACCTTGATTACTTAGGCTACCCTTTAACCATAATCATTACGGCGGTGATTAACGCGCTGGTTAGCATAGAGTTCGTCCAATTTGTAGAGTTCCCGGAGGGGTTTAAAGCCGCTGAACCAGTTAGGGGCCAACCTAAGGGAAGTGAAGCATCCTATAGTTTAAGGGAGGCGGTAAAAACTAGGTCCTTCTGGCTGGTTTGGCTTACCTGGGCTTTATGTGGAGGAGCTGGAATAGGGATGGTGGTGCATTCAACCTCGATCAGTTTAAGCTTTGACCTTCCTGTATCGATCGCAACTACAGCTTTAGCCACCTTCAACTTAACGAACGGCTTAAGTAGAATCATAAGCGGGGCTCTATCAGATAAGGTTGGCAGGGTAACAGTTATGTCCTTAGCTTACGCGGCGGGAGCGGTAGGCTTTTTCCTTTTAATCACTACGGGTAGAAATCATCTATTAGTAATATTGTCTAATCTACTCGTAGGGTTTGCATTTGGAACTTTATTCGCAGTTTCAGCCCCCTTCATCATGGACTGCTTTGGGGTGAGGCACTACGGGTCCATTTTTGTTTTACCTTTACAGCGTACGGCTTTGTTGGAAGCTGGCTAG
- a CDS encoding acetoacetate decarboxylase family protein: MKGQLKGYCLPLSPEGKASALDPPPWHYGGDVLTIVFEADKAEVNKLLTPPLEPGLNQGLSLAWFVEWTSVSEVRPELAYMNPERTQYKEFFVAVNCQYMGRPGFTVPYIWVDNDFTLLRGWFQGFPKKLGRIWVTKLHPLNPALGGVRVGAKLSGICESHGERIATGTVELTGKASVEELPKLRFYLLRHFPGIEDPNKPSVYELVESVVKNLRFGDVWKGTASLTFNESELEEVAKLKPVKILAGYYFSVGLTIEGGRVLRRFL; the protein is encoded by the coding sequence ATGAAGGGACAGCTTAAAGGGTATTGCCTACCTTTAAGCCCGGAGGGTAAAGCTTCAGCTTTAGATCCTCCACCTTGGCATTATGGAGGCGATGTACTCACAATAGTTTTTGAGGCTGATAAAGCCGAGGTTAATAAACTTTTAACCCCACCGCTTGAGCCGGGTCTAAACCAAGGGCTAAGTCTCGCTTGGTTTGTTGAGTGGACTTCGGTCAGTGAAGTAAGACCGGAACTCGCTTACATGAACCCCGAGCGTACACAGTATAAAGAGTTCTTTGTAGCGGTAAACTGTCAATATATGGGTAGGCCGGGATTCACGGTTCCATATATATGGGTTGATAACGACTTTACGCTTCTACGTGGATGGTTCCAAGGTTTTCCTAAAAAGCTTGGAAGGATATGGGTTACAAAGCTTCATCCTTTAAACCCAGCCTTAGGTGGGGTGAGGGTAGGCGCAAAGCTTAGCGGTATATGTGAAAGCCATGGCGAACGGATAGCTACCGGAACCGTTGAGTTAACTGGGAAAGCTAGCGTTGAGGAGCTTCCTAAGCTTAGATTTTACCTACTTAGACACTTCCCTGGTATTGAGGACCCGAATAAACCATCTGTATATGAACTCGTAGAAAGTGTGGTTAAAAACTTAAGGTTCGGAGACGTATGGAAGGGTACAGCGTCATTAACCTTTAACGAGTCCGAACTTGAAGAAGTAGCTAAGCTTAAACCAGTTAAGATCTTAGCCGGCTACTATTTCAGCGTAGGCCTTACCATTGAAGGAGGGAGGGTTCTCCGTAGATTCTTATAA
- a CDS encoding tautomerase family protein, with protein MVFTPLVTVYWFEGRTVEQKKKLSEAITKAFTDIAKVSREDVIVVYIDLPRENVAKAGILASDKPQRT; from the coding sequence GTGGTGTTTACGCCCTTAGTCACCGTCTACTGGTTTGAGGGGAGGACGGTAGAACAGAAGAAGAAGTTGTCTGAAGCTATAACCAAGGCCTTTACGGATATAGCTAAGGTTTCAAGGGAGGACGTCATCGTGGTTTACATAGACCTCCCTAGGGAGAACGTAGCTAAAGCGGGGATTCTCGCTAGCGATAAACCTCAGCGAACTTGA
- a CDS encoding asparagine synthase-related protein, which translates to MEVKEIEAEGLDPEKFIEEKVDEIRKIVGDAKAIVALSGGIDSSTTAVLAHRALGERLSVFFINNGLMREGEPEQIVDVFKELGINVKVVDARKEFFEALKGVTDPEEKRKTIRQAFYERVLARLIRESGAKFLLHGTILTDIEETVAGIKLQHNVLTQVGIDTEKEYGYKVIEPLKQLRKDGVRKVGRALGLPESICNRIPFPGPALAARIIGEVTAEKVALVRKATAIVEEELKGTGAFQYLAILHEDKVTGVREGRRELGFQIEVRCWNSIDARTATPTELPWQKLKRLAERIVSEVPGVVSVTYNITSKPPSTIEAV; encoded by the coding sequence TTGGAGGTTAAAGAAATAGAGGCAGAAGGATTGGATCCGGAAAAATTCATCGAAGAAAAGGTAGATGAAATCCGAAAAATCGTGGGAGATGCTAAGGCGATTGTTGCTCTTTCTGGTGGCATTGATTCTTCAACTACTGCGGTGTTAGCTCATAGAGCGTTGGGTGAAAGGCTTAGCGTATTTTTCATTAATAATGGTTTGATGCGGGAAGGTGAACCGGAGCAAATCGTTGATGTTTTTAAAGAACTGGGGATTAATGTTAAGGTGGTCGACGCTCGGAAAGAATTTTTTGAGGCGTTAAAAGGAGTTACTGATCCTGAGGAGAAAAGGAAAACCATTCGTCAGGCTTTTTATGAGAGAGTCCTTGCCCGCTTAATTAGAGAAAGTGGCGCTAAATTCCTCTTACATGGTACTATATTAACTGATATTGAGGAGACTGTTGCTGGTATAAAACTACAACATAACGTTCTTACTCAGGTGGGGATTGATACTGAGAAGGAATATGGGTATAAGGTTATAGAGCCATTAAAGCAGCTACGAAAGGACGGTGTGAGAAAGGTTGGTAGAGCCCTTGGTCTGCCGGAATCAATTTGTAATCGAATACCTTTTCCAGGACCTGCTTTAGCTGCTAGGATAATCGGGGAGGTTACGGCCGAGAAAGTAGCACTGGTAAGGAAGGCTACGGCTATTGTTGAAGAGGAGCTGAAAGGAACTGGTGCTTTTCAATACTTGGCGATCCTGCATGAGGATAAAGTGACCGGAGTGAGGGAAGGGAGAAGGGAGTTAGGTTTCCAGATTGAAGTTAGATGCTGGAACAGTATTGATGCTAGAACCGCTACTCCGACAGAATTGCCTTGGCAAAAATTAAAGAGGCTAGCGGAAAGGATAGTATCTGAAGTCCCGGGTGTAGTGAGCGTCACCTACAATATAACCTCGAAACCGCCATCAACGATTGAAGCTGTTTAG
- a CDS encoding NAD(P)/FAD-dependent oxidoreductase, which yields MGYDVIIIGCGPAGIFTALELMEYDVRVLMLDRGPDLDKRRCPANRGVSCIRCDPCLMLSGWGGAGAFSDGKLTLSPSVGGWLADYVGVKELNELINYVDSTYVKFGASEKLYGTDLDRIDEIHRKAALSGLKLVPVKIRHLGTEKCLEVLKAMRVKLNEKVEVKVNAEVESLIIESGAVKGVKTANGEEFKGSYVVVAPGRSGAKWLKSEAQRLGLKTINNPVDVGIRVEVPAPVFEGLSEVLYEPKFVFYSKSFDDKVRTFCFNPYGEVITEAYEDVIMVNGQSYADKKTHNSNFAVLVSTSFTEPFKDPIAYGMYLARLANLISGGVIVQRLGDLKRGRRSTEERIGRSPVQPTLTTATPGDLSFVLPYRYLSNILEMLQAMDQVAPGVYSDFTLLYGVEAKFYSSRLEVTNSLEVKGVKNLFTVGDGAGITRGLVQASASGVIAAREILKRIGLKR from the coding sequence TTGGGATATGACGTAATCATTATCGGTTGCGGTCCTGCCGGAATTTTTACGGCTTTGGAGCTCATGGAGTATGATGTACGTGTTTTAATGCTTGACCGAGGGCCGGATCTAGATAAGCGTAGATGTCCAGCTAATCGGGGGGTCAGCTGTATCCGCTGTGATCCATGCTTAATGCTTAGCGGTTGGGGTGGGGCTGGAGCGTTTAGTGACGGTAAGCTTACGCTTTCACCTAGCGTAGGGGGTTGGCTCGCTGATTACGTAGGTGTTAAGGAGTTAAACGAGTTGATTAACTACGTTGATAGTACGTACGTTAAGTTCGGAGCCTCTGAAAAGCTCTACGGAACCGACTTGGATCGGATTGATGAAATCCATAGAAAGGCAGCGCTTTCCGGGTTGAAGCTAGTCCCTGTTAAGATTAGACATCTAGGGACTGAGAAGTGCTTAGAGGTGCTTAAGGCTATGAGGGTTAAGCTTAATGAAAAAGTTGAGGTTAAGGTGAATGCAGAAGTAGAGTCGCTTATCATTGAAAGCGGCGCGGTTAAAGGAGTTAAGACGGCTAATGGGGAGGAGTTTAAAGGTAGCTACGTTGTTGTCGCTCCCGGTCGAAGTGGTGCTAAATGGCTTAAAAGTGAGGCGCAAAGACTTGGCCTTAAAACGATTAATAACCCGGTGGACGTCGGAATTAGGGTTGAAGTACCAGCGCCAGTATTTGAGGGGTTAAGCGAAGTATTATATGAGCCAAAGTTTGTTTTTTACTCGAAATCCTTTGACGATAAGGTTAGGACGTTCTGTTTTAACCCTTACGGCGAGGTTATAACTGAGGCCTACGAGGACGTAATAATGGTTAATGGACAGAGCTACGCCGATAAGAAAACGCATAATAGCAACTTCGCGGTGCTAGTGAGTACGTCGTTTACGGAGCCCTTTAAGGATCCTATAGCCTACGGTATGTATCTAGCCAGACTAGCCAACCTAATAAGTGGGGGGGTTATAGTGCAAAGGCTCGGTGATTTAAAGCGTGGAAGAAGATCTACGGAGGAAAGGATTGGTAGAAGCCCCGTCCAACCAACGCTTACTACCGCCACCCCTGGAGACTTAAGCTTCGTACTCCCGTATAGGTACTTATCTAATATTCTGGAGATGCTTCAAGCAATGGATCAAGTAGCGCCAGGCGTATACTCCGATTTCACCTTGCTATACGGGGTTGAAGCCAAGTTTTACTCTTCAAGGCTTGAGGTCACTAATAGCTTAGAGGTTAAAGGGGTTAAAAACCTCTTCACGGTTGGTGACGGAGCCGGTATTACGCGTGGACTTGTTCAAGCGTCAGCCTCTGGGGTTATCGCTGCAAGGGAGATCCTAAAACGGATTGGTTTAAAGCGTTAA
- a CDS encoding 50S ribosomal protein L5: protein MAEAVNPMRRLKVGKVTVNMAVGRSGERLAKAAKVLEELVGQRPSLRAAKRTIKDFGIKKGESIACVATLRGQKAISFLKEALAAIDYKVKASSFDEHGNFAFGVKEHILLPNTKYDPDLGIFGFDVCVSIERPGYRVARRRRKRSTIGVNHRVSREEAMNFVKEALGVTIV from the coding sequence GTGGCTGAAGCCGTAAATCCTATGCGTCGCTTAAAGGTAGGTAAAGTAACCGTTAACATGGCCGTAGGCCGATCCGGTGAAAGATTGGCTAAAGCCGCTAAGGTACTAGAGGAATTGGTCGGCCAGAGGCCAAGCCTTAGGGCTGCTAAGAGAACCATCAAGGACTTCGGGATTAAAAAAGGGGAAAGTATAGCCTGCGTAGCAACCTTGAGGGGGCAGAAAGCTATAAGCTTCCTTAAGGAGGCATTGGCCGCCATCGACTATAAGGTTAAAGCTTCATCGTTTGATGAACACGGTAACTTTGCCTTCGGAGTTAAGGAGCATATACTTCTCCCTAACACTAAGTATGATCCAGACCTAGGGATTTTCGGCTTCGATGTATGCGTATCCATTGAGCGACCCGGCTACCGTGTAGCAAGAAGGAGGCGTAAAAGGTCGACCATAGGGGTTAACCATAGGGTTAGCAGGGAGGAGGCTATGAACTTCGTTAAGGAAGCCTTAGGAGTAACTATCGTTTAA
- a CDS encoding 30S ribosomal protein S4e: MNYGKKLWSVRRVEYMGRMGGTLRLKRYGAPRFWRLHVKEYKWAVHPTPGPHPLYGCIPLIVLLRDVLGMVETAREGKIVISSGKVKVDGKPRRDYRYPVGLMDTVEIRDVGKAYRILPHPRYGLYPHEVTVDEASFKLCRIEDKTTTRGGHLQLNLHDGSNYLVKVSNPQNPTEDLYQTYDVLKLTLPDRAIADHVKLEKGVFAIIIGGKNVGLAGKILEISGGPAKKAMLVTLEGKEGDHFTTPYEYVFPVGREAPLISLPGWAMRG, translated from the coding sequence ATGAACTACGGAAAAAAGCTGTGGAGCGTAAGGCGGGTGGAGTACATGGGTAGGATGGGCGGCACATTAAGGTTGAAGCGCTATGGGGCTCCTCGCTTCTGGCGTTTACACGTAAAAGAGTATAAATGGGCGGTGCATCCAACTCCGGGCCCTCATCCGCTTTATGGTTGCATTCCGCTAATAGTGCTTCTTCGCGACGTACTTGGGATGGTGGAAACTGCTAGGGAGGGTAAGATTGTGATAAGTAGCGGCAAGGTAAAGGTAGACGGTAAACCTAGAAGAGATTATAGGTATCCGGTGGGCTTAATGGACACGGTCGAAATCCGTGACGTAGGCAAGGCCTATAGGATACTGCCGCACCCGCGATACGGTCTATACCCTCATGAAGTAACGGTGGATGAGGCTAGCTTTAAGCTATGTAGAATTGAGGATAAAACGACTACGCGTGGAGGGCACCTACAGCTTAACCTTCATGATGGAAGCAACTACCTAGTAAAGGTATCTAACCCGCAAAATCCGACCGAGGACCTTTATCAGACGTATGACGTATTAAAGCTAACCTTACCCGACCGAGCGATAGCGGATCACGTAAAACTTGAGAAAGGCGTTTTCGCTATTATAATAGGTGGCAAAAATGTAGGACTTGCAGGTAAAATACTTGAAATATCTGGTGGTCCAGCTAAGAAAGCTATGCTAGTAACCCTTGAAGGAAAGGAGGGGGACCATTTCACTACCCCCTACGAGTACGTATTCCCCGTAGGCCGTGAGGCTCCCCTTATAAGCTTGCCGGGGTGGGCTATGCGTGGCTGA